One window of Saprospiraceae bacterium genomic DNA carries:
- a CDS encoding caspase family protein, which produces MKNKLIHSSSLFTSGCLLCWFLFSTASGLTQNVSGNTKALVIGLSHYQDPEIKELPFPQRDAELFASYLLANNTFKLDKENLMVLVGKEATAAGVASALDWLSENTKVKDTVILYFSGYAGYQFRQSESNAPIYYYDSPASQSTSNAFDLFKQFNKNVKSKKLNFYCFGILYPLVSPSVLAQDSIQTKTWNIQVEPFPNKFSISSFLNSTEEVQTRSISVELKSFNHYLLEALIGKADFNQDLSIDFNELNAYLNKTKWSEEHTPGFLFAGSSSRKKGYIRVDPKLSTNLIQLEKHLTATILEPNETKRNELSLNQLAERDRSLYQDFLVAIQLGHLMMPPDRNASMLLDSMLSLSPFINYQGAIKRRMAAALQDETQQVLNAYLNFDNQEIAKRRNKTGAYLIYSNYCQRASELLGKDHFLNKMLTVKDLYFQGLQKRIDGERTYNNQLIEEALELQKQSLQYEKQAAFIYNEIGINCSLLGKKDDARINFEKAIENSPSWSIPFANLSQLYLDEDLNKAQRLAKYAIRLSPKNSYGYNVEGLVYLEAANYNKAESSFLKAIEMDGKFQEAYYNLACIKSLQSDFQMANFYLELAIQNGFWDFNHAKSDPDLEAFRKQIQWIELVKKYFKDK; this is translated from the coding sequence TTGAAAAACAAACTGATACATTCCAGCTCGCTTTTTACTTCGGGATGCCTACTTTGCTGGTTTCTATTTTCAACTGCATCCGGACTTACTCAAAATGTTTCCGGGAATACCAAAGCCCTGGTCATTGGATTGTCACACTATCAAGATCCTGAAATTAAGGAACTTCCATTTCCACAACGAGATGCTGAATTATTTGCAAGCTATCTGTTAGCAAATAATACGTTTAAGCTGGATAAAGAAAATTTAATGGTTTTGGTTGGTAAAGAAGCTACAGCTGCTGGCGTTGCATCCGCTTTAGATTGGCTGTCAGAGAATACCAAAGTCAAAGACACTGTGATATTGTATTTCTCCGGATATGCAGGCTATCAATTTCGACAAAGTGAATCCAATGCACCGATATATTATTACGATAGTCCGGCATCACAATCTACATCCAATGCTTTTGATTTGTTCAAGCAATTTAATAAGAATGTAAAATCAAAAAAACTTAATTTTTATTGTTTCGGAATTTTATATCCTTTGGTTTCACCTTCGGTTTTAGCACAGGATTCCATCCAAACCAAAACTTGGAATATTCAAGTTGAGCCGTTTCCAAATAAATTTTCCATAAGTAGTTTTTTAAATTCAACAGAAGAAGTACAAACGCGATCCATTTCTGTTGAATTGAAAAGTTTTAATCATTATTTACTTGAAGCTTTAATTGGAAAGGCAGATTTTAATCAAGACCTGAGTATAGATTTTAATGAACTCAATGCGTATTTAAATAAAACCAAATGGTCAGAAGAACATACACCAGGTTTTTTATTTGCAGGCAGTTCATCAAGGAAAAAAGGGTATATCCGTGTAGATCCAAAGCTCTCAACAAATTTAATACAATTAGAGAAGCATCTAACTGCTACCATTTTGGAACCCAATGAAACCAAGCGAAATGAGCTCAGTTTAAATCAACTGGCGGAAAGGGATCGTTCACTGTATCAGGATTTTTTAGTAGCCATTCAATTAGGACATTTAATGATGCCGCCTGATCGAAATGCTTCAATGTTATTGGATTCTATGTTAAGCTTGTCACCCTTTATAAATTATCAGGGAGCCATTAAAAGGCGAATGGCCGCTGCGCTGCAAGACGAGACACAACAAGTTTTAAATGCCTATCTAAATTTTGATAACCAAGAAATTGCAAAAAGAAGAAACAAGACAGGAGCTTATCTAATTTATTCTAACTATTGTCAAAGGGCTTCTGAGCTTTTAGGAAAAGATCACTTTTTGAATAAAATGTTGACCGTAAAAGACTTGTATTTTCAAGGCCTTCAGAAGCGAATAGATGGTGAACGAACTTATAATAATCAATTAATTGAAGAAGCACTTGAATTGCAAAAGCAAAGTTTACAATATGAAAAACAAGCAGCATTTATATATAATGAAATTGGAATTAATTGCAGCCTTCTTGGAAAAAAGGATGATGCCAGAATTAATTTTGAAAAAGCAATTGAGAATTCTCCCAGCTGGAGTATCCCCTTTGCTAATTTAAGTCAATTGTATTTGGATGAGGATTTAAATAAGGCGCAACGATTGGCAAAATATGCCATCCGTTTAAGTCCAAAAAACAGTTATGGATACAATGTAGAAGGATTGGTTTATTTGGAAGCAGCCAATTATAATAAAGCAGAATCATCTTTCTTAAAAGCCATTGAAATGGATGGTAAATTTCAGGAGGCCTATTATAATTTAGCATGTATTAAATCCTTACAGTCAGATTTTCAAATGGCAAATTTTTATTTGGAATTAGCAATTCAAAATGGGTTTTGGGATTTCAATCATGCGAAATCAGATCCGGATTTGGAAGCTTTCCGAAAACAAATTCAATGGATTGAACTTGTTAAAAAGTATTTTAAAGATAAATAA